From a single Sinomonas atrocyanea genomic region:
- a CDS encoding lysophospholipid acyltransferase family protein — MVYWILKQIFIGPLVKLLYRPWTKGLANVPARGAAILASNHLSFSDSIFLPLMVRRPVVFLAKQEYFTGRGLKGWLTAAFFRYTNQLPMDRSGGEASAASLEAGAQILANGGLLGIYPEGTRSPDGRLYRGKVGVARLALLKQVPVLPVAMIGTEKVQPIGQRIPSIRRVGIIIGQPMDFSEFYGRAEDRAVQREVTTRIMRQIQQLSAQEYVDAYAADVKARLAQEAAQKRTGEPPADA, encoded by the coding sequence GTGGTCTACTGGATCCTCAAGCAGATCTTCATCGGCCCCCTCGTCAAACTGCTGTACCGGCCGTGGACCAAGGGGCTCGCGAATGTTCCGGCCCGCGGGGCGGCCATCCTCGCCTCGAACCACCTCTCGTTCTCCGACTCGATCTTCCTGCCCCTCATGGTCCGGCGGCCGGTGGTGTTCCTCGCGAAGCAGGAGTACTTCACGGGCCGGGGGCTCAAGGGCTGGCTGACCGCGGCCTTCTTCCGCTACACGAACCAGCTGCCGATGGACCGGTCCGGCGGGGAGGCATCCGCAGCCTCCCTCGAGGCCGGCGCGCAGATCCTCGCGAACGGCGGCCTGCTGGGCATCTACCCGGAGGGGACGCGCAGTCCCGACGGGCGCCTGTACCGGGGCAAGGTCGGCGTGGCCCGGCTCGCCCTGCTGAAGCAGGTGCCGGTGCTCCCGGTCGCGATGATCGGCACGGAGAAGGTCCAGCCGATCGGCCAGCGGATCCCCTCGATCCGCCGGGTCGGCATCATCATCGGCCAGCCGATGGACTTCTCCGAGTTCTACGGCAGGGCCGAGGACCGGGCCGTCCAGCGGGAGGTGACCACGCGGATCATGCGCCAGATCCAGCAGCTGTCCGCCCAGGAGTACGTCGACGCATATGCCGCGGACGTCAAGGCCAGGCTGGCGCAGGAGGCGGCGCAGAAGCGGACGGGAGAGCCGCCGGCCGACGCATAA
- a CDS encoding class II 3-deoxy-7-phosphoheptulonate synthase: MVTDLSVSPAARFTSTAQSGAADYPGLDNWRSLPISQQPSWSDPDVFRAAIAELSILPPLVFAGEVDVLRERLAAAARGEAFLLQGGDCAETFGAATADRISARVKTILQMAVVLTYGAQLPVIKMGRMAGQFAKPRSSDTETRDGVTLPAYRGDIVNGYDFTPESRAHDAARMLRAYHTSASTLNLIRAFTQGGFADLRLVHTWNKGFTENPAHARYESLAREIDRAIKFMDSCGADFEALKRVEFFASHEALLLDYERALTRIDSRTGLPYDTSAHFLWIGERTRELDHAHVDYLSRVRNPIGVKLGPSTTGDDALRLIDRLDPEREPGRLTFITRMGAQNIREKLPPVVEKVTASGAQVLWVTDPMHGNTVTSRNGYKTRRFDDVVDEVRGFFEVHRALGTVPGGLHMEMTGDDVAECLGGSDPIDEAAFEDRYESVCDPRLNHMQSLEMAFLVAGSLSKRH, translated from the coding sequence ATCGTGACTGATCTCTCCGTATCGCCCGCGGCCCGATTCACGAGCACTGCCCAGAGCGGTGCCGCCGACTACCCGGGCCTCGACAACTGGCGCTCCCTGCCGATCTCGCAGCAGCCTTCCTGGTCGGACCCGGACGTCTTCCGCGCGGCGATCGCGGAGCTGTCCATCCTCCCGCCGCTCGTCTTCGCCGGCGAGGTGGACGTCCTGCGCGAGCGGCTCGCCGCCGCGGCCCGCGGGGAGGCCTTCCTCCTCCAGGGCGGCGACTGCGCCGAGACCTTCGGGGCGGCGACCGCGGACCGGATCAGCGCCCGCGTGAAGACCATCCTGCAGATGGCGGTAGTGCTGACCTACGGGGCCCAGCTGCCCGTGATCAAGATGGGCCGCATGGCCGGCCAGTTCGCCAAGCCCCGTTCCTCCGACACGGAGACGCGGGACGGCGTCACCCTCCCGGCCTACCGCGGCGACATCGTCAACGGCTATGACTTCACGCCCGAGTCTCGCGCGCACGACGCCGCGCGGATGCTCCGCGCCTACCACACGTCGGCGTCGACCCTGAACCTCATCCGCGCCTTCACCCAGGGCGGCTTCGCAGACCTGCGCCTCGTGCACACGTGGAACAAGGGGTTCACGGAGAATCCGGCCCACGCCCGCTACGAGTCGCTCGCCCGCGAGATCGACCGCGCCATCAAGTTCATGGACTCGTGCGGGGCCGACTTCGAGGCGCTCAAGCGCGTCGAGTTCTTCGCGAGCCATGAGGCACTGCTGCTCGACTACGAGCGGGCGCTGACGCGCATCGACTCGCGCACGGGCCTGCCGTACGACACCTCCGCGCACTTCCTGTGGATCGGTGAGCGGACCCGCGAGCTCGACCACGCCCACGTGGACTACCTCTCCCGCGTGCGGAACCCGATCGGCGTCAAGCTCGGTCCGTCGACGACGGGCGACGACGCCCTGCGGCTCATCGACAGGCTCGACCCCGAGCGCGAGCCCGGCCGGCTGACGTTCATCACCAGGATGGGGGCGCAGAACATCCGCGAGAAGCTGCCCCCCGTGGTCGAGAAGGTCACCGCGTCCGGCGCCCAGGTCCTGTGGGTCACCGATCCGATGCACGGGAACACCGTCACGAGCCGCAACGGCTACAAGACCCGCCGCTTCGACGACGTCGTGGACGAGGTGCGCGGCTTCTTCGAGGTGCACAGGGCGCTGGGGACCGTTCCGGGCGGCCTGCACATGGAGATGACGGGCGACGACGTCGCCGAGTGCCTGGGCGGCTCCGACCCGATCGACGAGGCGGCGTTCGAAGACCGGTACGAGTCGGTGTGCGACCCGAGGCTGAACCACATGCAGTCCCTCGAGATGGCCTTCCTCGTGGCCGGATCGCTCTCGAAGCGCCACTGA